One Paenarthrobacter aurescens TC1 DNA window includes the following coding sequences:
- a CDS encoding putative NAD dependent epimerase/dehydratase family protein (identified by match to protein family HMM PF01073; match to protein family HMM PF01370; match to protein family HMM PF07993) — translation MRIVIIGATGHGGTELLKRLQRARSEEGADLELVGVVRRQPDQDAAPYHGVEWHTLDISAAEDQPALEEALAGADALVHLAWLIQPNHNREMLRRTNVAGTAHVLAAARKAGVGHIVCASSVGAYSPAPKDQRTKEGWPTGGIRSSHYSADKAAQERLLDGFAKENPDIVVARLRPALMFSAGGGSEVGRYFLGRVLPRLVPRKPWLPLLAIPKEMVFQAVHTADVADAYWRVLERRAEGAYNIAAEPVIDPNALAWIFNARRVMPFPLPVLRAVVEVSWRLRLQVTDGGWVDMAANAPIMDTARAHTLLGWSPKHSSLESLAEMLDGIGAGKGRKGSPPLTPR, via the coding sequence ATGCGTATTGTGATCATCGGTGCAACAGGACACGGCGGTACGGAGCTGCTGAAACGGCTCCAGAGGGCACGTTCGGAAGAGGGCGCGGACTTGGAGTTGGTGGGTGTCGTCCGGCGGCAACCTGATCAGGATGCCGCCCCGTATCACGGAGTGGAGTGGCACACCCTGGACATCAGCGCCGCTGAGGATCAACCCGCCCTGGAAGAAGCTTTGGCAGGCGCCGATGCGCTGGTTCATCTGGCGTGGCTGATCCAGCCGAACCACAACCGGGAGATGCTCCGCCGGACCAATGTGGCCGGGACAGCCCACGTGCTGGCCGCCGCCCGCAAGGCCGGAGTGGGGCACATCGTGTGCGCATCATCCGTTGGAGCGTACTCGCCGGCTCCCAAGGACCAACGGACCAAGGAAGGGTGGCCAACGGGTGGCATCCGCAGTTCGCATTACAGCGCGGACAAGGCGGCACAGGAAAGGCTCCTGGACGGTTTCGCCAAGGAGAACCCGGATATTGTGGTGGCCCGGCTGCGCCCCGCGCTGATGTTCAGCGCAGGCGGCGGCAGTGAGGTTGGCCGCTACTTCCTGGGACGGGTTTTGCCTCGCTTGGTTCCGCGTAAGCCGTGGCTGCCGCTGCTTGCCATCCCCAAGGAGATGGTGTTCCAGGCCGTCCACACTGCTGACGTCGCTGATGCCTACTGGCGTGTGTTGGAGCGCAGAGCGGAAGGTGCTTACAACATCGCCGCCGAGCCGGTCATCGACCCCAACGCCTTGGCGTGGATTTTCAACGCCCGGCGGGTGATGCCGTTCCCGCTTCCGGTGCTGCGCGCCGTCGTCGAGGTCAGTTGGCGACTCCGGCTGCAGGTGACCGACGGTGGTTGGGTGGACATGGCGGCCAACGCGCCCATCATGGATACAGCCCGGGCGCACACTCTTTTGGGCTGGTCGCCCAAGCATTCGTCGTTGGAGTCGCTGGCGGAAAT